In the Streptomyces sp. cg36 genome, one interval contains:
- a CDS encoding NlpC/P60 family protein, whose product MSDRTPRSVCATALVVAALVSAVPAAHAAPAPPDGSVATLLTQLQTLYRQAEEASETYNAAEERLKVRRADEKKVAAGLARARTALAESRRAAGRLAREQYQGRSELSTYLQLLLARDPQGALDQGHLLRRAADERRVTLARLARSEQQADGLARAARKALDEQTVLAARQRTARDEVRARLKDVEGLLASLSLDQLAELARLEGEGTAKAQRELLATGALSGVRAPSEEGEQALRYAVGQLGKPYVWGAEGPGSYDCSGLTSQAWAHAGRAIPRTSQEQWAELPRVPLRSLRPGDLVVYFPKATHVAMYLGDGLVVQAPRPGARVKVSPIAANPLLGAVRPDPTAGPLSTYRPPKLPPGATGDGPDTGNDTETAPEV is encoded by the coding sequence GTGTCAGACAGAACTCCGCGCTCGGTGTGCGCGACCGCGCTCGTGGTGGCGGCGCTGGTGTCGGCCGTCCCGGCGGCGCACGCCGCGCCCGCTCCGCCCGACGGCTCGGTCGCCACGCTGCTGACGCAGTTGCAGACGCTCTACCGGCAGGCCGAGGAGGCGTCCGAGACGTACAACGCGGCCGAGGAGCGGCTCAAGGTGCGCCGGGCCGACGAGAAGAAGGTGGCGGCCGGTCTCGCCCGGGCGCGCACCGCGCTGGCCGAGAGCCGCCGGGCGGCCGGCCGGCTGGCGCGCGAGCAGTACCAGGGCCGCTCCGAACTCTCCACGTACCTCCAGCTGTTGCTGGCCCGGGATCCGCAGGGGGCGCTCGACCAGGGCCATCTGCTGCGCCGCGCGGCCGACGAGCGCCGGGTGACCCTGGCGCGGCTGGCCCGCAGCGAGCAGCAGGCCGACGGGCTGGCGCGGGCGGCCCGCAAGGCGCTGGACGAGCAGACGGTGCTGGCCGCGCGGCAGCGCACGGCGCGGGACGAGGTGCGGGCGCGGCTGAAGGACGTGGAGGGCCTGCTCGCCTCGCTGAGCCTGGACCAGCTGGCCGAGCTCGCCCGGCTGGAGGGCGAGGGCACCGCGAAGGCCCAGCGGGAGCTGCTGGCGACGGGGGCGCTCAGCGGGGTGCGGGCACCGTCCGAGGAGGGCGAGCAGGCCCTGCGGTACGCGGTGGGCCAGCTCGGCAAGCCGTACGTCTGGGGGGCCGAGGGGCCGGGCTCCTACGACTGCTCGGGCCTCACCTCCCAGGCGTGGGCGCACGCGGGCCGCGCCATCCCGCGCACCAGCCAGGAGCAGTGGGCCGAGCTGCCCCGGGTGCCGCTGCGGTCGCTGCGGCCGGGGGACCTGGTGGTGTACTTCCCGAAGGCCACGCACGTGGCGATGTACCTGGGCGACGGTCTGGTCGTGCAGGCGCCCCGCCCGGGGGCCCGCGTCAAGGTCTCCCCGATCGCCGCCAACCCGCTGCTCGGCGCGGTCCGCCCGGACCCGACGGCCGGACCGCTGAGCACCTACCGCCCCCCGAAGCTCCCGCCGGGCGCGACGGGCGACGGCCCGGACACCGGCAACGACACGGAGACCGCGCCGGAGGTCTAG